The Candidatus Binataceae bacterium genome contains the following window.
CCGAGAATGGTATGCCGAAGGGCGAAGCCGATTGGCTCATGGAGCGAACGATCGTGCGTAAAGGAGCGTCACTGGGCAGCGGTGCCGTCGTCCTGTGCGGAGTCGAGATCGGCGCGGGTGCGATGATCGGAGCGGGAGCAATAGTGACTAAAGATGTGCCGGCACTGGCAGTAGTAAGTGGTGAGCCCGCACGGATGCGTTACATCCTGGACCAAAAGCACTGAAACTAGAAAGGTATCGTAAGATGATCAAATTCCTTGATTTGGCAGCTCAGAACGCGGAAATAATGCCTGAAGTTCAAGAGCGATTTGCAAAAATACACGAGTCCGCTTCGTATATTGACGGCCCGCCCGTTTCCGAGTTCGAAAAGGAGTTCGCCGCATTTTTGGGAGCTCGTCATGCGGTAGGCGTCGGCAGTGGTACCGACGCTCTTCGCCTTGCGCTGATGGCGATAGGGGTAGGCGCAGGCGACGAAGTGATCACAGTGCCTTCGAGTTTTATTGCGACCGCTGCTGCGATTATCCAAACTGGCGCGACTGTGACGTTTGTCGATATCGATCCGGAAACTGGATCGATGGACCCGCTCGCCCTGTCAGACTATCTGGCAGCGCGGAAGTTCAAATCCCCTAATGGTCCGCGGGCAATCGTGCCTGTTCATCTGTATGGGCTACCCGCCGGACTGTCGGAAGTTTGCGAAATCGGCCGCTTTCACGAGATTCCCGTCGTAGAGGATTCATGCCAGGCACACGGTTCCAGGATCAGGATGTCCACCGGTTGGAGGATGGCCGGGACGATCGGCGAAGCCGGCTGTTTCAGTTTTTATCCCGGCAAGAATCTCGGCGCATGGGGCGAAGCGGGAGCCGTAGTTACGAATGATCAAAGGGTG
Protein-coding sequences here:
- a CDS encoding DegT/DnrJ/EryC1/StrS family aminotransferase, with translation MIKFLDLAAQNAEIMPEVQERFAKIHESASYIDGPPVSEFEKEFAAFLGARHAVGVGSGTDALRLALMAIGVGAGDEVITVPSSFIATAAAIIQTGATVTFVDIDPETGSMDPLALSDYLAARKFKSPNGPRAIVPVHLYGLPAGLSEVCEIGRFHEIPVVEDSCQAHGSRIRMSTGWRMAGTIGEAGCFSFYPGKNLGAWGEAGAVVTNDQRVAERVLRLRNHGRMSHFAHQECGYNARLDTMQAAVLSAKLKRLDTWNARRRELAVLYNSHLSGSGVEIPSETNGLESNYHLYVIRSTQRDAIRQALLAEGIDCGIHYPVPLPLQPALRSLNYAVGDFPRSERWADSILSLPMHPHMTVEQVAQVSSVVKACIRPEVKSSADANKNAERVESATE